A genome region from Arachis duranensis cultivar V14167 chromosome 8, aradu.V14167.gnm2.J7QH, whole genome shotgun sequence includes the following:
- the LOC107462075 gene encoding fatty acid hydroperoxide lyase, chloroplastic: MSFSPPPPPPSLATPSSAPPVDLPLRQIPGSYGWPLVGSISDRLDYFWFQKPESFFRKRIEKHKSTVFRTNVPPSFPFFLNVNPNVIAVVDVKSFSHFFDMDLVEKKDILLGDFAPSLAYTGNMRVGVYQDPSEPQHGMVKNFTMDILKRSSGIWASELVSNLDKMCDNLESTLSNSSSASYLFPLQQFLFTFLTKTLSGADPSVDAKIADGGYLMFDRWLALQLLPTVPIGILQPLEEIFLHSFAYPFFLVSGDYNNLYNFIKQHGKEVVNRGKLEFGLTEEESIHNLLFVLGFNAFGGFSVFLPSLIDAIATDTTGLQRKLAKEARENGGSTLTLNSVKDMPLINSVVYEVLRLNPPVPLQYARARKDFTLSSHDSAFRVTKGELLCGYQKLVMRDPLVFQEPESFKPDRFANDGAQLLDYLFWSNGPQSGSATSSNKQCAGKDIVPLTAALIVAHLFRRYDSIEGNSSSITALQRAK, encoded by the exons ATGTCATTTTCacctcctccaccaccaccatcactggCCACTCCGTCATCAGCGCCACCGGTGGATCTCCCATTACGGCAGATCCCGGGAAGTTACGGATGGCCGTTGGTGGGTTCAATATCCGACAGACTCGACTACTTCTGGTTCCAGAAGCCCGAGAGCTTTTtcagaaaaagaattgaaaagcaCAAGAGCACAGTTTTTCGTACCAACGTTCCTCCCTCGTTCCCATTCTTCTTGAACGTTAATCCTAATGTCATCGCCGTCGTTGATGTTAAGTCATTCTCCCACTTCTTCGACATGGATCTCGTCGAGAAAAAGGATATTCTTCTCGGAGACTTTGCCCCCAGCCTCGCCTACACCGGAAACATGAGAGTCGGTGTTTACCAAGACCCTTCCGAACCTCAACATGGCATG GTGAAGAATTTCACAATGGACATCCTTAAACGGAGCTCAGGAATATGGGCATCTGAACTAGTATCAAACCTAGACAAAATGTGTGACAACCTCGAATCCACACTCTCCAATTCCTCTTCTGCGAGCTACCTTTTCCCTTTACAGCAGTTCCTCTTCACCTTCCTCACCAAGACCCTCTCCGGAGCCGACCCTTCCGTCGACGCCAAGATCGCGGACGGCGGCTACCTTATGTTTGACCGCTGGTTGGCCCTTCAGCTCCTGCCCACAGTCCCCATAGGCATTCTCCAGCCCTTAGAGGAGATCTTCCTCCACTCATTCGCCTATCCTTTCTTCCTTGTCAGTGGTGACTACAACAACCTCTACAACTTCATCAAACAACATG GTAAGGAGGTTGTAAACAGAGGCAAGCTCGAGTTTGGGTTGACCGAAGAAGAATCCATTCACAACCTTCTCTTCGTGCTTGGATTCAACGCATTCGGAGGCTTCTCCGTATTCCTCCCAAGCCTGATTGACGCCATAGCCACCGACACCACAGGCTTACAACGCAAACtggcaaaggaagcaagggaAAATGGCGGGTCAACCCTCACCCTCAACTCGGTCAAAGACATGCCACTCATCAACTCCGTCGTCTACGAGGTGCTCCGCCTCAACCCACCGGTTCCCCTCCAGTACGCCCGCGCAAGAAAGGATTTCACACTGAGTTCACACGACTCGGCCTTCCGAGTCACCAAGGGCGAGTTACTCTGCGGCTACCAGAAACTTGTTATGCGAGACCCACTTGTGTTTCAAGAACCGGAGAGTTTTAAGCCGGACCGGTTCGCTAACGATGGGGCCCAATTGTTGGACTACTTATTTTGGTCCAATGGGCCTCAGAGTGGGTCCGCTACTTCGTCCAATAAGCAGTGCGCTGGAAAAGACATTGTGCCCCTTACAGCTGCTTTGATTGTAGCCCACTTGTTTCGTAGGTATGATTCTATTGAGGGGAATTCTAGTTCCATCACTGCCCTTCAGAGGGCCAAATGA
- the LOC107462079 gene encoding cellulose synthase-like protein B4 isoform X2: protein MATTKITLLPLYEKIWEKHKFSRFMDSITLLLLLMLLSYRLCSLYNFFTLPSFLALLCESWFTFTFLTTISTKWTPSHTRTYLNRLFLRVPHLPPVDLFVTTADPVLEPPIITVNTVLSLLALDYPSNKLSCYVSDDGCSPHTFYALVEASKFAKLWVPFCKKFNVQVRAPFRYFSGDSKAYNSDIPGFKQQRLKMKEEYELLCQKIQNADKKSIPCELVDEFADFSETQQRNHPTIVKVIWENKEGVSNGVPHLIYISREKRPEHPHHYKAGAMNVLTRVSGLLTNAPFMLNVDCDMYVNNPEVVLHALCILLDSNGEKEVAFVQCPQRFYDAVKDDAFGNQQVALPLYIGSGFAGLQGIIYAGTNCFHRRKVIYGKSPDLDIQNGNKDHVFINGILSEKEKTKTFGNSKGFVKSAASALEQKTFVSNDNSIHLDHEEVNKVSSCEYEYNTAWGKQVGWIYGSTSEDVLTGLRFHTKGWRSEFCTTDPIAFRGCSPQDSIGQMAQHKRWSSGLLEIFLSKHCPIFGTLFGKLQLRECLAYIWITTWALRSVPEICYALLPAYCIITNSTFLPNQVYGYQLHWY, encoded by the exons ATGGCGACCACGAAGATCACACTTCTCCCTCTCTATGAGAAAATATGGGAGAAGCACAAATTCTCAAGATTCATGGATTCCATcactcttctcctccttctgaTGCTTCTTTCTTACCGTCTCTGTTCCCTTTACAACTTCTTCACTCTCCCTTCCTTCCTCGCTCTCCTCTGCGAGTCATGGTTCACCTTCACTTTCCTCACCACCATTTCGACCAAATGGACTCCTTCACACACAAGAACCTACCTTAACCGCCTCTTCCTTCGGGTTCCTCATCTTCCACCTGTCGACCTGTTTGTTACAACGGCAGATCCAGTTCTTGAACCACCAATCATAACGGTCAACACTGTTCTCTCACTGTTGGCGCTTGATTACCCTTCCAACAAGCTTTCTTGCTATGTCTCCGATGACGGTTGCTCCCCTCATACCTTCTATGCTCTTGTGGAGGCTTCAAAGTTTGCAAAGCTTTGGGTTCCTTTCTGCAAGAAGTTCAATGTGCAAGTTAGAGCACCGTTTAGATACTTCTCAGGTGATTCTAAAGCCTATAACAGCGACATCCCTGGATTTAAACAACAAAGGTTGAAAATGAag GAGGAGTATGAGCTACTTTGCCAGAAGATTCAAAATGCAGATAAAAAATCTATTCCATGTGAGCTTGTTGACGAATTTGCAGACTTCTCAGAAACTCAGCAGAGAAATCATCCCACCATAGTTAAG GTGATATGGGAGAACAAAGAAGGGGTCTCAAATGGGGTGCCCCACTTGATCTACATATCCAGAGAGAAGAGACCAGAACATCCACATCATTACAAAGCTGGTGCTATGAATGTGTTG ACTAGAGTCTCTGGATTGTTGACAAATGCTCCGTTTATGCTGAATGTGGATTGTGACATGTATGTGAACAATCCTGAGGTTGTTCTACACGCACTCTGCATTTTGTTGGACTCAAACGGTGAAAAAGAAGTTGCATTCGTTCAATGTCCACAGCGATTCTATGATGCAGTAAAGGATGACGCTTTTGGAAATCAGCAAGTGGCTTTGCCTTTG TATATAGGAAGTGGATTTGCAGGACTACAAGGGATCATATATGCAGGAACAAATTGTTTCCACAGGAGAAAAGTTATTTACGGCAAATCTCCCGATCTTGACATTCAAAATGGGAACAAGGATCATGTTTTCATCAATG GAATATTATcagaaaaggaaaaaacaaaaacatttgGCAATTCAAAGGGGTTCGTCAAATCAGCTGCTAGTGCTTTGGAGCAAAAGACATTCGTTTCCAATGATAATTCCATACACCTTGATCATGAGGAAGTGAACAAGGTTTCTAGTTGTGAATATGAATACAACACCGCCTGGGGTAAACAG GTGGGGTGGATATATGGGTCAACATCAGAGGATGTGTTGACTGGGCTGAGATTTCACACAAAAGGTTGGAGATCTGAATTTTGCACAACAGATCCAATAGCATTTAGGGGATGCTCACCTCAAGATAGTATAGGCCAGATGGCCCAACATAAGAGATGGTCCTCtggcttgcttgaaattttCCTAAGCAAGCACTGTCCTATCTTTGGGACCCTTTTTGGTAAGCTACAATTGAGAGAATGTTTGGCATATATTTGGATCACTACTTGGGCCTTAAGATCTGTCCCTGAAATCTGCTATGCTCTTCTACCTGCCTATTGTATCATCACCAATTCCACCTTCTTGCCAAATCAG GTTTATGGATACCAGCTACACTGGTATTGA
- the LOC107461962 gene encoding uncharacterized protein LOC107461962, with protein MPRVVSRASSSAAGYDPYAWVVSDLRNSPNQMGEEELTEFRPAEYLCGGTDEEANYDVYVPAPHERLYEINFNAPRVADWIWFYKAMFTQVGVRIPFFPFQMSLLNRISVAPSQLHPNSWASIRCFEMGKHKKGFMSFRSAQGRRIFGLFEDSYHEFKDKYFKVRPVKGRHPFWLSLEKERLIPTYWSFRAGSNPFIKVTYKGMSTVDRRIADILWAVLGRNNVNPHLLMGNREAARDYILGLSAEVTGMDNLYQTFLQDDEGEKTGGQQAMKHRRAARFHRRRARLLFLSSRSVLSSPALSLFHLSSLRSCPCPPLAQDLLCSVLGLLASRDWFHRTIHSTIRIDGSGFILVHVNDLELHKELFACQNSTLSNGDGYTLMNENGSMYRTQNAKSSDVCCERVFGQDQLAMLGEEHPTGVLVRRLDFWLNYVAYFCGGTIGLVYSNNLGQIAQSLYMSSSTSTLVTLYSSFSFFGRLLSAAPDYIRNKFYSARTGWLTIALMPTPIAFILLASPESAVALHAGTAIIGLSSGFIFAAAVSVTSELFGPNSVSVNHNILVTNIPIGSLLYGFLAALVYDSNAYSIPGNSLSETLVCMGRKCYFWTFVSWGCLSVVGLVSSLLLFLRTKHAYDHFERHRISTQTPIVS; from the exons ATGCCTCGTGTCGTTAGCCGAGCTTCTAGCTCCGCCGCGGGTTACGACCCGTATGCGTGGGTGGTTTCCGACCTCAGGAACTCTCCCAATCAGATGGGTGAGGAGGAGCTCACGGAATTTCGCCCGGCCGAGTATCTTTGTGGGGGTACCGACGAGGAGGCGAACTATGATGTTTATGTCCCCGCCCCTCACGAGCGGCTTTATGAGATTAATTTTAATGCCCCTCGGGTTGCCGATTGGATCTGGTTTTACAAGGCCATGTTCACCCAGGTTGGGGTTCGCATCccctttttcccctttcagaTGAGTCTCCTAAACCGAATTTCGGTGGCACCATCTCAATTACATCCGAACAGCTGGGCATCCATCCGCTGCTTCGAGATG GGGAAACACAAGAAAGGGTTCATGTCCTTTCGGTCTGCCCAAGGCCGGAGGATCTTTGGTTTGTTCGAGGACTCCTACCACGAGTTCAAGGACAAGTATTTTAAGGTCCGCCCGGTCAAGGGTCGTCACCCTTTTTGGTTGTCTTTGGAAAAGGAGCGCCTCATCCCGACGTATTGGAGTTTCAGGGCGGGGTCTAATCCTTTTATCAAGGTTACTTATAAAGGGATGTCGACTGTGGATCGGCGGATAGCCGACATATTGTGGGCGGTTCTTGGGAGAAACAATGTGAATCCTCACCTCCTCATGGGTAATCGGGAGGCCGCCCGAGATTATATCC TGGGGCTTTCTGCCGAAGTGACCGGCATGGATAACTTGTATCAAACCTTCCTCCAGGATGACGAGGGTGAAAAGACTGGAGGACAGCAGGCGATG AAGCACCGTCGCGCAGCTCGGTTCCATCGTCGCCGGGCTCGCCTCCTTTTTCTGTCGAGCAGATCTGTTCTATCGTCGCCGGCGCTATCTCTGTTCCACCTGTCATCCCTTCGGTCGTGCCCTTGTCCCCCTCTTGCTCAGGATCTGCTCTGCTCTGTTCTAGGGCTTCTAGCTtctag AGACTGGTTTCACCGTACCATTCATTCCACCATTAGAATTGATGGTTCTGGCTTCATTCTTGTCCATGTTAATGATCTTGAGCTCCATAAAGAACTCTTTGCTTGCCAAAACAGCACTCTCAGCAATGGAGATGGTTATACCTTGATGAATGAGAATGGATCCATGTATAGAACTCAAAATGCTAAAAGTAGTGATGTGTGTTGTGAGAGAGTGTTTGGGCAGGATCAGTTGGCAATGCTGGGTGAAGAGCATCCAACTGGAGTTCTTGTTAGAAGGTTAGATTTTTGGCTTAACTATGTTGCATACTTCTGTGGAGGTACAATTGGTCTTGTCTACAGCAACAATCTTGGACAGATAGCACAATCTTTATACATGAGCTCAAGTACTTCAACACTTGTTACACTATACTcatctttctccttttttggCCGTTTGCTTTCAGCAGCACCAGACTATATTAGAAA TAAGTTCTACTCTGCAAGGACTGGATGGCTAACCATTGCGCTTATGCCAACCCCAATTGCGTTCATCTTGCTTGCTTCACCAGAAAGTGCTGTAGCACTTCATGCAGGCACTGCAATAATTGGCTTAAGCTCTGGATTCATATTTGCAGCCGCGGTGTCAGTTACATCAGAACTCTTTGGACCTAACAGTGTGAGCGTTAATCACAACATCCTCGTAACAAACATCCCAATTGGGTCACTTCTCTATGGTTTTCTTGCTGCTCTGGTGTATGATTCTAATGCTTACTCAATACCAGGGAACTCATTGTCTGAAACATTGGTATGCATGGGAAGGAAATGCTATTTCTGGACATTTGTATCGTGGGGATGCTTATCTGTTGTGGGACTAGTTTCTAGTCTGCTCTTGTTCTTGAGAACCAAACATGCTTATGATCATTTTGAGAGACACCGAATTTCAACACAAACACCAATTGTTTCTTAA
- the LOC107462079 gene encoding cellulose synthase-like protein B4 isoform X1, producing the protein MATTKITLLPLYEKIWEKHKFSRFMDSITLLLLLMLLSYRLCSLYNFFTLPSFLALLCESWFTFTFLTTISTKWTPSHTRTYLNRLFLRVPHLPPVDLFVTTADPVLEPPIITVNTVLSLLALDYPSNKLSCYVSDDGCSPHTFYALVEASKFAKLWVPFCKKFNVQVRAPFRYFSGDSKAYNSDIPGFKQQRLKMKEEYELLCQKIQNADKKSIPCELVDEFADFSETQQRNHPTIVKVIWENKEGVSNGVPHLIYISREKRPEHPHHYKAGAMNVLTRVSGLLTNAPFMLNVDCDMYVNNPEVVLHALCILLDSNGEKEVAFVQCPQRFYDAVKDDAFGNQQVALPLYIGSGFAGLQGIIYAGTNCFHRRKVIYGKSPDLDIQNGNKDHVFINGILSEKEKTKTFGNSKGFVKSAASALEQKTFVSNDNSIHLDHEEVNKVSSCEYEYNTAWGKQVGWIYGSTSEDVLTGLRFHTKGWRSEFCTTDPIAFRGCSPQDSIGQMAQHKRWSSGLLEIFLSKHCPIFGTLFGKLQLRECLAYIWITTWALRSVPEICYALLPAYCIITNSTFLPNQGAGLWIPATLVLIYNVSTLLEQVLSGLSIRTWWNNQRMARITTMNSCSFGFLAIILKQLRISDTVFEITKKEEPSSSDDGNSGRFTFNESPIFLPGITILLVQLTALVINFSIRRGSNTHYGFGEVFCSAYVVLCYLPFLKGLFGRGKYGIPLSTICKSTLLAFLFVQLCRSQSS; encoded by the exons ATGGCGACCACGAAGATCACACTTCTCCCTCTCTATGAGAAAATATGGGAGAAGCACAAATTCTCAAGATTCATGGATTCCATcactcttctcctccttctgaTGCTTCTTTCTTACCGTCTCTGTTCCCTTTACAACTTCTTCACTCTCCCTTCCTTCCTCGCTCTCCTCTGCGAGTCATGGTTCACCTTCACTTTCCTCACCACCATTTCGACCAAATGGACTCCTTCACACACAAGAACCTACCTTAACCGCCTCTTCCTTCGGGTTCCTCATCTTCCACCTGTCGACCTGTTTGTTACAACGGCAGATCCAGTTCTTGAACCACCAATCATAACGGTCAACACTGTTCTCTCACTGTTGGCGCTTGATTACCCTTCCAACAAGCTTTCTTGCTATGTCTCCGATGACGGTTGCTCCCCTCATACCTTCTATGCTCTTGTGGAGGCTTCAAAGTTTGCAAAGCTTTGGGTTCCTTTCTGCAAGAAGTTCAATGTGCAAGTTAGAGCACCGTTTAGATACTTCTCAGGTGATTCTAAAGCCTATAACAGCGACATCCCTGGATTTAAACAACAAAGGTTGAAAATGAag GAGGAGTATGAGCTACTTTGCCAGAAGATTCAAAATGCAGATAAAAAATCTATTCCATGTGAGCTTGTTGACGAATTTGCAGACTTCTCAGAAACTCAGCAGAGAAATCATCCCACCATAGTTAAG GTGATATGGGAGAACAAAGAAGGGGTCTCAAATGGGGTGCCCCACTTGATCTACATATCCAGAGAGAAGAGACCAGAACATCCACATCATTACAAAGCTGGTGCTATGAATGTGTTG ACTAGAGTCTCTGGATTGTTGACAAATGCTCCGTTTATGCTGAATGTGGATTGTGACATGTATGTGAACAATCCTGAGGTTGTTCTACACGCACTCTGCATTTTGTTGGACTCAAACGGTGAAAAAGAAGTTGCATTCGTTCAATGTCCACAGCGATTCTATGATGCAGTAAAGGATGACGCTTTTGGAAATCAGCAAGTGGCTTTGCCTTTG TATATAGGAAGTGGATTTGCAGGACTACAAGGGATCATATATGCAGGAACAAATTGTTTCCACAGGAGAAAAGTTATTTACGGCAAATCTCCCGATCTTGACATTCAAAATGGGAACAAGGATCATGTTTTCATCAATG GAATATTATcagaaaaggaaaaaacaaaaacatttgGCAATTCAAAGGGGTTCGTCAAATCAGCTGCTAGTGCTTTGGAGCAAAAGACATTCGTTTCCAATGATAATTCCATACACCTTGATCATGAGGAAGTGAACAAGGTTTCTAGTTGTGAATATGAATACAACACCGCCTGGGGTAAACAG GTGGGGTGGATATATGGGTCAACATCAGAGGATGTGTTGACTGGGCTGAGATTTCACACAAAAGGTTGGAGATCTGAATTTTGCACAACAGATCCAATAGCATTTAGGGGATGCTCACCTCAAGATAGTATAGGCCAGATGGCCCAACATAAGAGATGGTCCTCtggcttgcttgaaattttCCTAAGCAAGCACTGTCCTATCTTTGGGACCCTTTTTGGTAAGCTACAATTGAGAGAATGTTTGGCATATATTTGGATCACTACTTGGGCCTTAAGATCTGTCCCTGAAATCTGCTATGCTCTTCTACCTGCCTATTGTATCATCACCAATTCCACCTTCTTGCCAAATCAG GGAGCAGGTTTATGGATACCAGCTACACTGGTATTGATCTACAACGTATCTACATTGTTAGAGCAAGTGTTAAGCGGGTTGTCAATTCGGACATGGTGGAACAACCAGAGGATGGCAAGAATAACAACCATGAATTCCTGCTCTTTTGGATTCTTGGCTATAATACTCAAGCAACTGAGAATATCAGACACAGTCTTCGAAATAACAAAGAAAGAGGAACCTTCTTCTAGTGACGATGGGAATTCTGGAAGGTTCACCTTCAACGAGTCTCCCATCTTTCTACCAGGGATAACTATTTTGCTTGTTCAACTCACTGCTTTGGTTATCAACTTCTCAATCAGAAGAGGGAGCAACACACATTATGGTTTTGGTGAAGTGTTTTGCAGTGCCTATGTGGTTCTATGTTACTTGCCATTCTTGAAAGGCTTGTTTGGGAGAGGAAAATATGGGATTCCATTATCCACAATATGCAAGTCAACTCTGCTGGCTTTTCTGTTTGTGCAATTATGTAGGAGCCAAAGCAGTTAA